From a single Brassica rapa cultivar Chiifu-401-42 chromosome A01, CAAS_Brap_v3.01, whole genome shotgun sequence genomic region:
- the LOC103875179 gene encoding probable pectinesterase/pectinesterase inhibitor 34: MGYERLGPSKPSGSVTATTAPAPNVNQVSTSTQPENTNRRRKKLLVSSIVVAFALILAAAIFAGVRSNVNSSQHVPGLARKPSQAISKACEPTRFPELCVDSLMDFPGSLAASSAKDLIHVTVNMTLHHFSHALYSSSSFSFLDMPPRVRSAYDSCLELLDDSVDALSRALSSVVSVSTGETKPQDVMTWLSSALTNHETCVEGFDGVGDGGVKDQMTDALKNLSELVSNCLAIFAANGDGDGNDFTGVPIQNRRRRLLDVGDNNVKFPRWTKRREREILEMPVSQIQADIIVSKDGNGTCKTISEAIKKAPQYSSRRIIIYVKAGRYEENNLKVGRKKINLMFVGDGKGKTVISGGKSIFDNVTTFHTASFAATGAGFIARDITFENWAGPAKHQAVALRIGADHAVIYRCNIIGYQDTLYVHSNRQFFRECDIYGTVDFIFGNAAVVLQNCSIYARKPMDLQKNTITAQNRKDPNQNTGISIHASRVLATPDLQATNGTIQTYLGRPWKLFSRTVYMLTYIGSHVHTRGWLEWNTTFALDTLYYGEYLNSGPGSNLSQRVNWPGYRVINSTAEANRFTVTEFIYGSSWLPSTGVSFLAGLNI; the protein is encoded by the exons atggGCTACGAAAGACTCGGACCATCCAAACCAAGTGGTTCGGTCACAGCCACCACAGCTCCGGCTCCGAACGTGAACCAAGTCTCCACGTCAACACAACCGGAAAATACTAACCGGAGAAGAAAGAAGCTTCTAGTGTCGTCAATCGTCGTAGCTTTCGCCCTTATCCTCGCCGCCGCGATTTTCGCCGGAGTCCGATCAAATGTCAACTCTTCCCAACACGTCCCAGGGCTAGCTCGGAAACCAAGCCAAGCAATCTCAAAAGCCTGCGAGCCGACTCGTTTCCCCGAGCTCTGCGTCGACTCACTCATGGACTTCCCCGGCTCACTCGCCGCCTCCTCCGCCAAAGATCTGATCCACGTGACGGTGAACATGACGCTACACCACTTCAGCCACGCACTCTACTCATCTTCCTCCTTCTCCTTCCTCGACATGCCACCGCGTGTCCGCTCCGCCTACGACTCATGCCTCGAGCTGTTAGACGATTCCGTTGACGCGCTCTCACGCGCTCTCTCCTCCGTCGTTTCAGTCTCAACCGGCGAGACGAAGCCTCAAGACGTGATGACGTGGCTGAGCTCGGCTCTTACGAACCACGAGACGTGCGTGGAAGGGTTCGATGGTGTCGGCGACGGTGGAGTGAAGGATCAGATGACAGATGCGTTAAAGAATCTCTCGGAGCTTGTTAGCAACTGCTTAGCTATATTCGCAGCGAACGGTGACGGCGACGGGAATGACTTTACCGGAGTGCCGATACAGAACAGGAGGAGGAGGCTCTTGGACGTAGGAGACAATAACGTGAAGTTCCCGAGATGGACCAAGAGAAGAGAGCGTGAGATCTTGGAAATGCCGGTGTCTCAGATACAAGCTGATATCATCGTCTCGAAAGACGGCAACGGCACGTGCAAAACTATATCGGAAGCTATCAAGAAAGCTCCTCAGTACAGTAGTCGCCGGATTATTATTTACGTCAAAGCCGGAAG gTACGAAGAGAACAACCTTAAGGTCGGtaggaaaaaaattaatttgatgtTCGTTGGAGATGGGAAAGGTAAAACTGTCATTTCTGGAGGGAAGAGTATATTTGACAATGTCACCACTTTCCACACCGCTTCGTTTG CTGCGACCGGAGCCGGTTTTATTGCAAGAGACATAACATTCGAAAACTGGGCCGGTCCGGCAAAGCACCAGGCAGTTGCTCTCCGCATTGGGGCTGACCATGCGGTTATATATCGATGCAATATAATTGGTTACCAAGACACACTATACGTCCATTCAAACCGCCAATTCTTCCGTGAATGTGATATTTACGGTACAGTCGATTTCATTTTCGGTAATGCAGCCGTAGTACTACAAAACTGTAGCATCTACGCACGCAAACCCATGGACCTTCAGAAAAACACAATCACGGCTCAAAACCGGAAAGATCCGAACCAAAACACCGGAATATCGATACATGCGTCTAGGGTTTTGGCCACCCCTGATCTCCAAGCGACCAATGGTACCATCCAGACGTATCTAGGCCGACCGTGGAAGCTATTCTCTAGGACGGTTTACATGTTAACGTATATCGGCAGTCATGTACACACGAGAGGTTGGCTGGAGTGGAATACAACATTTGCTTTAGATACTCTATACTACGGTGAATATTTGAACTCGGGTCCCGGGTCGAACCTTTCGCAACGTGTGAATTGGCCAGGGTATCGTGTCATCAATTCGACGGCTGAGGCAAACCGGTTTACGGTGACGGAGTTTATATATGGTTCATCGTGGTTACCTTCAACTGGGGTTTCGTTCTTGGCCGGATTAAACATTTAG